A window of Xyrauchen texanus isolate HMW12.3.18 chromosome 10, RBS_HiC_50CHRs, whole genome shotgun sequence contains these coding sequences:
- the LOC127650855 gene encoding syncoilin-like: MEDQEVDFEETYGSLSETEGNYEPLFIDEEDEDYFEDCLEEAALALPIESLPYSQRCREALQAEFNGLMQQMLAQLDIFDTTHSNTSTPLPLISETEKKNTNGITKTITFGETCIPEKEKTVYLFKDEALSFPFEAWPDLCTTMEIKNLRAAFESCIDEVGQLERRRDELVQELLELEEPMAQELQTVREALGKEQGLLSKVRLQKQSLQEETKMTKRRLFIAVRDCTQKQVELEIQQKEVEQLNQAQEDLNAFVVKLTEEITKLHADHQNDLLALKKQQSNITQESSKKKTHSYVTQGRRASCDLQQYLQGGIKALEEFYEPRLLSLLKRRDATVDALSMAKEQCQELKAQLGPLREKEQQLRLHRTFLEERIRLMEEQRMENVEQYQETVDLLEKNSCEIKTELQIQMKKTKELEMVKNSMSKELLLYRESVKGLCKQEKTLVVEQI, encoded by the exons ATGGAGGACCAGGAGGTTGACTTTGAGGAAACTTACGGGTCTCTATCAGAGACAGAGGGAAACTATGAGCCCTTATTTATTGATGAGGAAGACGAAGACTACTTTGAAGATTGCTTGGAAGAGGCTGCCCTAGCTCTGCCTATAGAGTCCTTGCCTTACTCACAACGCTGCAGAGAAGCTTTACAAGCTGAGTTTAATGGACTTATGCAACAGATGTTGGCACAGTTAGATATTTTTGACACAACCCATTCAAACACATCTACACCACTGCCTTTAATttcagaaacagagaaaaagaacACAAATGGAATCACAAAAACTATCACGTTCGGAGAGACGTGCATTCCAGAGAAAGAGAAAACTGTGTATTTGTTTAAAGATGAAGCTCTGAGCTTTCCATTTGAGGCATGGCCCGATTTGTGTACTACCATGGAAATAAAAAATCTGCGAGCAGCATTTGAGAGCTGTATTGATGAGGTGGGCCAGTTGGAGCGCAGAAGGGATGAGTTGGTACAGGAGCTGCTAGAGCTTGAGGAGCCCATGGCCCAGGAGCTGCAGACTGTGAGAGAAGCTTTGGGGAAGGAACAAGGCCTCCTGTCCAAAGTCAGACTACAAAAACAGAGCCTGCAAGAGGAGACTAAAATGACAAAGAGACGCCTGTTCATAGCTGTCCGAGACTGTACACAGAAACAAGTAGAGCTTGAAATACAACAGAAAGAGGTGGAGCAGCTCAACCAAGCTCAG GAGGATCTAAACGCCTTTGTTGTTAAGCTGACTGAGGAGATCACCAAACTTCATGCAgatcaccaaaatgacctgctggCCCTGAAAAAGCAGCAGAGTAACATCACTCAAGAGTCCAGCAAAAAGAAAACCCACTCTTACGTGACACAAGGACGAAGGGCCTCTTGTGACCTACAGCAATACCTGCAAGGAGGGATCAAAGCTCTGGAGGAGTTTTACGAGCCTCGGTTACTGTCCCTACTGAAGAGACGAGATGCCACAGTGGATGCCCTCAGTATGGCTAAAGAGCAGTGCCAGGAGCTGAAGGCCCAGCTAGGGCCACTGAGAGAAAAAGAGCAACAGCTGAGACTGCACAGGACTTTTCTAGAGGAGAGGATCAGACTAATGGAGGAGCAGAGGATGGAAAATGTGGAACAATATCAG GAAACAGTTGACCTTCTTGAGAAGAACAGCTGTGAAATAAAAACTGAGCTTCAGATCCAgatgaagaaaacaaaagaatTGGAAATGGTGAAAAACAGCATGTCCAAAGAGCTGCTTCTCTACAG AGAGAGTGTAAAGGGCCTCTGCAAGCAAGAGAAGACTCTGGTGGTGGAACAAATCTAA